In one Paramormyrops kingsleyae isolate MSU_618 chromosome 18, PKINGS_0.4, whole genome shotgun sequence genomic region, the following are encoded:
- the kctd7 gene encoding BTB/POZ domain-containing protein KCTD7 isoform X3 yields the protein MQQHGSGDSSNGERPISSNTSSPVPTPASWFPEVIPLNVGGTYFTTRLSTLRRYEDTMLAAMFSGRHHIPRDAEGRFFIDRDGAYFGDILNFLREGELPQRDRVRAVHKEAQYYAIGPLLDSLEDTQPLTGEKVRQAFLDLLPYYKENLEQIVEIAKVRAMQKKARFAKLKICVYKEEMPVTPYERPLFNSLRFERSESEAKIFEHHCEVDVSFGPWEAVADVYDLLHCIVSDLAERGITADQQCIGVCDKHLINHYYCKRPIYEFKITWW from the exons atgcagcaGCATGGTTCCGGCGACAGTTCTAACGGAGAGAGACCCATTTCCTCTAATACCAGCAGCCCGGTCCCTACGCCTGCTTCTTGG TTCCCAGAAGTCATCCCCTTGAATGTGGGCGGCACCTACTTCACCACACGACTGTCCACCCTCCGGCGCTATGAGGACACCATGCTGGCGGCCATGTTCAGCGGCCGGCACCACATCCCCCGCGATGCCGAGGGGCGCTTTTTCATCGACAGGGATGGAGCTTATTTTGG GGATATCTTGAACTTCCTTCGAGAGGGGGAGCTTCCGCAGCGTGACCGTGTGCGGGCTGTCCACAAGGAGGCGCAGTACTATGCCATTGGACCCTTGCTGGACAGTTTGGAGGACACTCAGCCTCTCACAGGAGAGAAAGTCCGACAAGCTTTCCTTGACCTACTTCCGTACTACAAAG AGAACCTGGAGCAGATTGTGGAGATCGCCAAGGTGCGGGCCATGCAGAAGAAGGCACGCTTCGCCAAGCTGAAGATCTGCGTCTACAAAGAGGAGATGCCCGTCACCCCGTACGAGAGGCCGCTCTTCAACTCGCTGCGCTTCGAGCGCTCGGAGAGCGAGGCCAAGATCTTCGAGCACCACTGCGAGGTAGACGTGTCTTTCGGGCCGTGGGAGGCGGTGGCGGACGTGTATGACCTGCTTCACTGCATCGTGAGCGACCTAGCCGAGCGTGGCATAACCGCGGACCAGCAGTGCATCGGGGTGTGCGATAAGCACCTCATCAACCACTACTATTGCAAAAGGCCCATCTACGAGTTCAAGATAACATGGTGGTAA
- the kctd7 gene encoding BTB/POZ domain-containing protein KCTD7 isoform X2, with the protein MNYSCPLPPACLNLIGSLFHQDEWRCVLIGSHHAHVKAWPSLGLTFFNRVWGRQQRKAWLRFSGQPFDIVHFPEVIPLNVGGTYFTTRLSTLRRYEDTMLAAMFSGRHHIPRDAEGRFFIDRDGAYFGDILNFLREGELPQRDRVRAVHKEAQYYAIGPLLDSLEDTQPLTGEKVRQAFLDLLPYYKENLEQIVEIAKVRAMQKKARFAKLKICVYKEEMPVTPYERPLFNSLRFERSESEAKIFEHHCEVDVSFGPWEAVADVYDLLHCIVSDLAERGITADQQCIGVCDKHLINHYYCKRPIYEFKITWW; encoded by the exons ATGAATTACTCATGTCCTCTTCCTCCGGcttgcttgaatctgattggttcaCTATTTCACCAAGACGAATGGCGTTGTGTCCTAATTGGCTCACATCACGCGCATGTCAAAGCGTGGCCTTCTTTGGGATTAACCTTCTTTAATCGCGTTTGGGGAAGGCAGCAGCGGAAAGCCTGGCTGAGGTTCTCGGGCCAGCCCTTCGACATCGTGCAT TTCCCAGAAGTCATCCCCTTGAATGTGGGCGGCACCTACTTCACCACACGACTGTCCACCCTCCGGCGCTATGAGGACACCATGCTGGCGGCCATGTTCAGCGGCCGGCACCACATCCCCCGCGATGCCGAGGGGCGCTTTTTCATCGACAGGGATGGAGCTTATTTTGG GGATATCTTGAACTTCCTTCGAGAGGGGGAGCTTCCGCAGCGTGACCGTGTGCGGGCTGTCCACAAGGAGGCGCAGTACTATGCCATTGGACCCTTGCTGGACAGTTTGGAGGACACTCAGCCTCTCACAGGAGAGAAAGTCCGACAAGCTTTCCTTGACCTACTTCCGTACTACAAAG AGAACCTGGAGCAGATTGTGGAGATCGCCAAGGTGCGGGCCATGCAGAAGAAGGCACGCTTCGCCAAGCTGAAGATCTGCGTCTACAAAGAGGAGATGCCCGTCACCCCGTACGAGAGGCCGCTCTTCAACTCGCTGCGCTTCGAGCGCTCGGAGAGCGAGGCCAAGATCTTCGAGCACCACTGCGAGGTAGACGTGTCTTTCGGGCCGTGGGAGGCGGTGGCGGACGTGTATGACCTGCTTCACTGCATCGTGAGCGACCTAGCCGAGCGTGGCATAACCGCGGACCAGCAGTGCATCGGGGTGTGCGATAAGCACCTCATCAACCACTACTATTGCAAAAGGCCCATCTACGAGTTCAAGATAACATGGTGGTAA
- the kctd7 gene encoding BTB/POZ domain-containing protein KCTD7 isoform X1, with amino-acid sequence MQQHGSGDSSNGERPISSNTSSPVPTPASWVRRFAQDRRAVQQPGVMVVFSAQCETDEPIDAMSSSGSAEDDFRKPSVSIPNLNHSKPLRACNASQEFPEVIPLNVGGTYFTTRLSTLRRYEDTMLAAMFSGRHHIPRDAEGRFFIDRDGAYFGDILNFLREGELPQRDRVRAVHKEAQYYAIGPLLDSLEDTQPLTGEKVRQAFLDLLPYYKENLEQIVEIAKVRAMQKKARFAKLKICVYKEEMPVTPYERPLFNSLRFERSESEAKIFEHHCEVDVSFGPWEAVADVYDLLHCIVSDLAERGITADQQCIGVCDKHLINHYYCKRPIYEFKITWW; translated from the exons atgcagcaGCATGGTTCCGGCGACAGTTCTAACGGAGAGAGACCCATTTCCTCTAATACCAGCAGCCCGGTCCCTACGCCTGCTTCTTGGGTAAGGAGGTTTGCACAGGACAGGCGAGCTGTCCAACAGCCCGGAGtgatggtggtattttccgccCAATGTGAGACTGACGAACCGATCGATGCGATGTCGAGTTCGGGTTCCGCCGAGGATGATTTCCGGAAGCCATCGGTCTCCATCCCAAACCTAAACCATAGCAAGCCTCTTCGTGCATGTAACGCTTCCCAGGAG TTCCCAGAAGTCATCCCCTTGAATGTGGGCGGCACCTACTTCACCACACGACTGTCCACCCTCCGGCGCTATGAGGACACCATGCTGGCGGCCATGTTCAGCGGCCGGCACCACATCCCCCGCGATGCCGAGGGGCGCTTTTTCATCGACAGGGATGGAGCTTATTTTGG GGATATCTTGAACTTCCTTCGAGAGGGGGAGCTTCCGCAGCGTGACCGTGTGCGGGCTGTCCACAAGGAGGCGCAGTACTATGCCATTGGACCCTTGCTGGACAGTTTGGAGGACACTCAGCCTCTCACAGGAGAGAAAGTCCGACAAGCTTTCCTTGACCTACTTCCGTACTACAAAG AGAACCTGGAGCAGATTGTGGAGATCGCCAAGGTGCGGGCCATGCAGAAGAAGGCACGCTTCGCCAAGCTGAAGATCTGCGTCTACAAAGAGGAGATGCCCGTCACCCCGTACGAGAGGCCGCTCTTCAACTCGCTGCGCTTCGAGCGCTCGGAGAGCGAGGCCAAGATCTTCGAGCACCACTGCGAGGTAGACGTGTCTTTCGGGCCGTGGGAGGCGGTGGCGGACGTGTATGACCTGCTTCACTGCATCGTGAGCGACCTAGCCGAGCGTGGCATAACCGCGGACCAGCAGTGCATCGGGGTGTGCGATAAGCACCTCATCAACCACTACTATTGCAAAAGGCCCATCTACGAGTTCAAGATAACATGGTGGTAA